A window of the Lactuca sativa cultivar Salinas chromosome 7, Lsat_Salinas_v11, whole genome shotgun sequence genome harbors these coding sequences:
- the LOC111898433 gene encoding putative F-box protein At3g16210: MTDYLCEELIVEIFTRLPPKSLLRFRSLSKSLYTCISSPQFIRLHTFRSPQKIRFTHENIDNNKITEVVYTLHGEDELPLCLCPKRGYIGITTRIPFPCSNMFRTVGSCNGTFCLKTKNGLTLWNPSIRRKVRVAECPRSSELALGGIGFGFDPISDDYKIVWISYEKDTSFVYAVKTGTWCEIASPKPEFTYVRREAFLFKGVLHWEVNHFDLDFSCILTFDLSTHVFGMIPFPGLAPDWLTTRLTTIQDSLALICYRMSIDDSWILVWRDASWSVVFKLGTGKLPVDGAFQFQPQPQTTNECNLLLTTYGEGFQIYNPKTGVRSGILGFNAASSLIDFWECVETLHLLDMGEAACETTQL, translated from the coding sequence ATGACAGATTATCTATGCGAAGAGTTGATTGTTGAAATATTTACAAGACTACCACCGAAATCCCTCCTCCGATTTAGATCACTCTCTAAATCGTTATATACTTGTATTTCTAGTCCCCAGTTCATACGCTTGCACACATTCCGATCCCCACAAAAAATCCGCTTCACGCATGAAAATATTGACAATAATAAAATAACAGAAGTCGTTTATACATTACATGGAGAAGACGAATTGCCATTGTGTTTGTGTCCCAAACGCGGATATATTGGTATAACAACAAGAATTCCGTTTCCTTGTAGCAATATGTTCAGAACTGTTGGTTCATGTAATGGAACTTTCTGTTTGAAGACTAAAAATGGTTTGACTCTATGGAACCCTTCAATCAGACGCAAAGTAAGAGTGGCTGAATGTCCTCGGAGTTCTGAACTCGCTTTGGGAGGTATTGGGTTTGGATTTGACCCAATCAGTGACGATTACAAAATTGTTTGGATATCATATGAAAAAGACACTTCATTTGTTTATGCGGTGAAGACAGGCACTTGGTGTGAGATTGCTTCCCCTAAACCTGAGTTTACTTATGTGCGACGTGAGGCGTTTTTATTTAAAGGAGTATTGCATTGGGAGGTAAATCATTTTGACTTAGACTTTTCTTGTATACTGACATTCGATTTGAGCACTCATGTTTTTGGTATGATTCCATTTCCTGGATTGGCTCCGGACTGGTTGACGACAAGACTAACAACCATCCAAGATTCTCTAGCTTTGATTTGTTATCGCATGAGTATTGATGATAGTTGGATTCTGGTATGGAGAGATGCTTCTTGGTCTGTGGTTTTTAAATTGGGAACAGGTAAACTTCCAGTTGATGGAGCTTTTCAATTCCAACCACAACCACAAACGACCAACGAGTGTAATTTGTTGCTCACTACTTATGGGGAAGGGTTCCAAATTTATAATCCCAAGACAGGGGTGCGATCAGGAATACTTGGATTCAATGCTGCTTCTAGTTTAATAGACTTTTGGGAGTGTGTGGAAACACTTCATTTATTAGACATGGGGGAGGCTGCTTGCGAAACAACTCAACTATGA